The proteins below come from a single Aspergillus oryzae RIB40 DNA, chromosome 5 genomic window:
- a CDS encoding F-box domain protein (predicted protein): MEEDVRLPSAERLDGPHNDPEQLPSTGPSQQQNGSLGKSQSRSGELISSLFNSLPRTVIEQATFCARQQRRLLYSLFSQDKSCFNRLCSILYAVDANTFASLAFLNRKWRRISDSPLLYAHHLSRCPSFSLTAKATSDVVTSDDLAILKLKFGAEIRRNAFEVFLRPRQTLVKLISTSMSSSTAFPHGEAFRFAFSPNAQLVLCISSSRIIVLDVASGSAVVRHELKTWRRPLNATILDDGSLLAVVSSSHQVNIYSLSNEEARHVQNIKLNDVPQALALSPTGGVLAIAYTDRIEVYAIGEGTLATERRAVRCTGVDSITFSSDGVMLLGSSGDSQNTSLVTITVPFYSEPVTDISAREAHTRMWTTQILFPEIIQNYSHACLLPLHAEGDGSWILGFDKEAAAFRAVGANNVNSGTVYFVSPTSGSGLQESPPIMLPTVDCTGELAALGFQGSGLWVYGIPDRLDIAPSSTFAAALCVSDNGPSHREEEMMPLPDNARRLQHSIAKPKMLIRGHRISDISGITAASWVRHADTSADHRRLVAVAPGGISPPTIGEEDVPVDGGRVLLLDFERSPKDGESTEISIEIGETEPKMLHEPNTSLDTEVELERRRTRLHRGNSSHRARTLARESYPAAISMSQSPPLVIRRNSSYFSVSSNDVGDGDTPPVPDTPYDNTQPRSQDTLRRAATAAATSRTRYNPRYRDEPRRVLDARQVPPIFQVPHESDADNWVPPPPPYTREPDAPLPEYLRRTLLPTRTEPVQRVSDAPDQLQRSQTTRLEDMAEEPLPRSPLQRLNTISGSRLASLVRRTTRASEAPGLSRTQSNLVRRASTHPYSQNGDVPNVPSVPLHLQPQTTATSQEIDQNTAGILDAANLDYAAAATTTTTLPAPAQQASLQETQTESVVNPAELLEWQDAARSTLLPRFHAIHGYIPGVGNYTTA; this comes from the exons atggaggaggatgttcGGCTGCCCAGTGCTGAGCGGCTCGATGGTCCTCATAACGACCCTGAGCAGCTACCGAGTACAGGCCCCAGCCAACAACAGAACGGCTCGCTTGGGAAGAGCCAATCGCGGTCAGGTGAGCTGATCTCATCTCTTTTCAACAGTTTACCTCGCACGGTAATTGAGCA GGCGACTTTTTGCGCCCGTCAGCAAAGACGTCTCTTGTACAGCCTGTTTTCTCAAGATAAGAGCTGTTTTAACCGGCTATGCAGCATCCTTTATGCCGTCGATGCAAACACTTTCGCGTCTCTAGCATTCTTGAACCGAAAATGGAGGCGGATCTCAGATTCGCCTTTATTATATGCTCATCATTTATCACGTTGCCCATCCTTTTCCTTGACAGCAAAAGCTACTTCAGATGTAGTCACTTCAGATGACCTTGCTATCCTGAAGCTGAAGTTTGGGGCAGAAATAAGACGCAATGCATTCGAGGTCTTCCTTAGACCCCGCCAAACCTTGGTGAAGCTTATTTCAACGTCGATGAGTTCTTCGACAGCTTTCCCACACGGAGAGGCTTTtcgttttgctttttctcctaATGCTCAATTGGTACTCTGTATAAGCTCTTCGAGGATCATTGTCCTCGATGTGGCATCTGGATCAGCTGTAGTGAGACATGAACTCAAAACCTGGAGACGTCCGCTGAACGCTACCATCCTGGATGATGGTTCGCTTCTTGCCGTGGTATCGTCTAGTCATCAAGTCAACATTTATAGTTTGTCTAACGAAGAAGCAAGGCACGTTCAAAATATCAAGTTGAATGATGTCCCACAGGCTCTAGCATTGTCTCCAACAGGCGGTGTTCTTGCCATCGCATATACCGACAGGATCGAAGTATACgccattggagaaggaacACTTGCGACCGAACGAAGAGCCGTACGCTGTACTGGCGTGGATTCGATTACGTTTTCATCAGACGGAGTCATGCTACTCGGTTCGTCTGGCGATAGCCAAAATACCAGTCTGGTCACTATCACAGTACCGTTTTACTCAGAGCCTGTTACCGATATCTCTGCGAGAGAGGCACATACACGCATGTGGACCACTCAGATTCTATTTCCTGAGATTATACAAAACTACAGTCATGCTTGCCTTCTTCCACTACATGCCGAAGGTGACGGTAGTTGGATCTTGGGTTTTGATAAAGAGGCCGCGGCATTCAGGGCGGTCGGGGCCAACAATGTGAATTCTGGTACAGTATATTTCGTGAGTCCGACGTCTGGGAGTGGACTGCAGGAATCTCCGCCAATCATGCTGCCGACGGTTGATTGTACTGGAGAGCTTGCCGCCCTAGGTTTCCAAGGTTCCGGTCTCTGGGTATATGGTATACCGGACCGCCTTGATATTGCACCATCAAGTACCTTTGCAGCCGCACTTTGTGTTTCGGACAATGGACCAAGTCACCgagaggaggagatgatgccCCTACCAGATAATGCGCGACGATTACAGCACTCTATCGCCAAGCCGAAGATGCTTATCAGGGGACATAGGATCAGCGATATTTCTGGAATTACTGCAGCTTCCTGGGTGCGACATGCCGACACTTCCGCTGACCATCGTAGGTTGGTGGCAGTGGCACCCGGCGGCATTAGCCCACCGACaattggtgaagaagatgttccGGTTGATGGAGGACGAGTGCTACTTTTGGATTTCGAGCGATCACCAAAAGACGGGGAGTCCACTGAAATCAGTATTGAAATTGGCGAGACGGAGCCGAAGATGCTCCACGAACCAAATACTAGCTTGGATACAGAGGTTGagctggaaagaagaagaacccgCCTGCATCGTGGCAATTCTTCCCACCGGGCCAGAACTCTTGCTCGTGAATCGTACCCAGCAGCTATTTCGATGAGCCAATCCCCACCGTTGGTCATTCGTCGAAATAGTTCTTACTTCTCTGTTTCCTCAAATGATGTGGGTGATGGTGATACGCCTCCTGTTCCAGACACTCCCTACGACAACACGCAGCCGCGTTCCCAAGATACACTGCGTCGCGCTGCCACCGCAGCGGCTACCAGTCGCACACGGTACAACCCACGGTATCGTGACGAGCCACGGCGTGTTTTGGATGCGAGACAGGTTCCTCCAATATTCCAGGTCCCTCATGAAAGTGACGCCGATAACTGGgttccccctccccctccctATACTCGTGAGCCCGATGCACCGCTTCCGGAGTATCTTAGAAGAACCCTTCTTCCCACCAGAACTGAACCTGTACAAAGAGTCAGCGATGCACCGGATCAACTTCAAAGGTCTCAGACCACTCGcctggaggatatggccGAGGAGCCTTTGCCTCGGAGTCCTCTACAAAGATTGAATACCATCAGTGGATCTAGATTAGCCTCACTAGTGCGGAGAACAACCAGGGCTTCAGAGGCTCCTGGCCTTAGCCGAACACAAAGCAATTTAGTTCGAAGAGCCTCGACCCACCCGTACTCTCAGAATGGGGATGTGCCTAACGTGCCGTCGGTGCCCCTGCATCTACAACCGCAGACCACGGCCACTTCTCAAGAGATTGATCAAAATACTGCAGGGATCCTCGACGCAGCGAATCTCGATTACGCTGCAGCtgcgacgacgacgacgacattGCCAGCTCCGGCGCAGCAAGCATCGCTCCAAGAGACTCAAACTGAGTCCGTAGTGAACCCAGCAGAACTTCTAGAATGGCAAGACGCT GCCCGCAGTACGCTTCTCCCGAGGTTCCACGCGATTCATGGCTACATACCGG GTGTCGGCAACTATACCACCGCTTAA
- a CDS encoding putative C6 transcription factor (predicted protein) — MPTLRRRNRAIYLFTPERELPGILAALQRLPPHIHRHSSRPLRVRNHRHGRSSLLEEEDWDVADMCLDHCDRILNRLPGNGSTPDLNFSGVVQPDNCLVNPAAISLPETQTNNDIVDDMMSISGTFGTMDGFPFDMTGIWDVSVFQDVNLP, encoded by the exons ATGCCGACGCTCCGCCGAAGAAATCGTGCAATTTATCTCTTCACTCCGGAAAGAGAACTTCCAGGAATTCTGGCTGCCCT ACAGCGCCTTCCACCTCACATCCACCGCCACTCTTCTCGTCCGCTGCGCGTTAGAAACCACAGACACGGACGTAGCTCGCTCCT agaagaggaggattggGATGTAGCGGACATGTGTTTGGACCACTGCGATCGGATCCTCAACAGACTCCCTGGCAACGGAAGCACCCCTGACCTCAACTTCAGTGGTGTTGTGCAGCCTGATAATTGCTTGGTGAATCCGGCTGCGATTTCGCTTCCCGAGACGCAGACGAATAATGATATTGTTGACGACATGATGTCCATCTCGGGGACTTTTGGTACGATGGACGGTTTCCCGTTTGATATGACAGGTATCTGGGATGTCTCTGTTTTCCAGGACGTGAATTTACCATGA
- a CDS encoding protein translocase subunit TIM50 (TFIIF-interacting CTD phosphatase, including NLI-interacting factor (involved in RNA polymerase II regulation)), protein MLSRAVLPLTRPNTLASAVRLSALPITHSRWYAKNNKPKAPYKLPESVKSPKADQSSQQEYSASQAEFDTNADAQRNTANQTAESAESSQTGAEKAAPQQPLPDLTQGIPSTLAAELEARSKGRGPTALNLTEDPSRSEDYTDDGHGGDIPKDGYVSSLDRRRARMANLMYALFLLAGAGGAAYLGRNWDTEEEARLHPDVPSGWSFGLWYSRVKARFGDITSYYKDPAFPKLLPDEDPNLRQPYTLVLSLEDLLVHSEWSREHGWRVAKRPGVDYFLRYLNQYYELVLFTSVPSMMADQVLRKLDPFRIIRWPLFREATRYKDGEYIKDLSYLNRDLSKVILIDTKEEHARLQPENAIILNKWHGESKDKTLVALIPLLEYIAGMGVEDVRPVLKSFEGTDIPVEFAKREKAMRERFQKELGEEQQKRPKFSMGSLASAFGLKSTRTLDGETTPSEGLAQGKMLWDQIRERGQKNYEMMEKEIRENGEKWLAEMAAEEEKARQEQMNQMKGSLTSVFGAGKQ, encoded by the exons ATGCTTAGCCGTGCAGTATTGCCTCTGACGAGGCCCAACACCCTCGCCTCTGCGGTTCGTTTATCCGCCTTGCCAATTACCCACTCTCGGTGGTACGCAAAGAACAATAAACCCAAGGCTCCTTACAAGCTGCCCGAGTCTGTCAAGTCTCCCAAAGCCGACCAGTCTTCACAACAAGAGTATTCGGCCTCTCAAGCTGAATTCGACACCAATGCGGATGCACAAAGAAACACAGCCAACCAGACTGCCGAATCT GCCGAATCTAGCCAGACGGGTGCTGAGAAAGCTGCGCCCCAACAACCACTTCCCGACCTCACACAAGGCATTCCCTCCACCCTTGCCGCAGAATTAGAAGCTCGCTCGAAAGGCCGTGGACCGACTGCGCTGAATCTCACTGAAGATCCTTCCCGCTCCGAAGATTACACAGATGATGGCCACGGCGGCGATATTCCCAAGGATGGTTATGTCTCGTCTCTTGATCGCCGAAGGGCCCGGATGGCCAACCTCATGTATGCCCTTTTCCTGCTTGCGGGTGCAGGTGGTGCTGCCTATTTGGGGCGAAACTGGGATACTGAAGAGGAGGCGAGACTTCATCCGGATGTCCCCTCAGGCTGGAGTTTTGGGCTTTGGTACAGCCGCGTCAAAGCTCGCTTTGGCGATATCACCAGCTACTACAAAGACCCCGCTTTCCCGAAGCTGCTCCCTGACGAAGACCCCAATCTCCGCCAGCCCTACACTTTGGTGCTGAGTTTGGAAGATTTGCTTGTGCACAGTGAATGGAGCCGTGAACACGGATGGCGGGTTGCCAAGCGACCTGGAGTCGACTATTTCCTTCGCTACCTCAATCAGTACTACGAACTTGTTCTTTTCACCAGCGTTCCGAGCATGATGGCAGACCAGGTACTTCGCAAGCTCGATCCTTTCCGTATCATCCGCTGGCCATTGTTCAGGGAAGCCACTAGATACAAGGATGGAGAGTATATCAAG GACCTTTCCTATCTCAACCGTGATCTGTCCAAGGTTATCCTGATCGACACCAAGGAGGAACACGCCCGCCTGCAGCCCGAAAACGctatcatcctcaacaaGTGGCACGGCGAATCTAAGGACAAGACTTTGGTCGCTTTGATTCCTTTGCTTGAATACATTGCCGGTATGGGAGTGGAAGACGTTCGTCCTGTCCTGAAGTCGTTTGAGGGCACCGATATCCCCGTTGAGTTTGCCAAGCGTGAGAAGGCCATGCGGGAGCGGTTCCAGAAGGAGTTGGGCgaggagcagcagaagcgGCCCAAGTTTAGCATGGGCAGCTTAGCATCTGCTTTTGGCTTGAAATCCACCCGAACCTTGGACGGTGAGACGACTCCATCTGAGGGTCTCGCCCAGGGTAAGATGCTCTGGGATCAGATCCGTGAGCGAGGTCAGAAGAACTacgagatgatggagaaggagatccGTGAGAACGGTGAgaagtggctggctgagatggccgccgaagaggagaaggctcGGCAGGAGCAGATGAACCAGATGAAGGGCTCTTTGACCAGCGTGTTCGGTGCTGGCAAGCAGTAA
- a CDS encoding uncharacterized protein (predicted protein), whose protein sequence is MDSISEALQKVHLESPPPKSDQVELREAEGEENEEDIEKTAPLGPFPFFDLPSELRLRIYHILLFTPRRKRAHLHTKGSVGASSKKNPPLSPTSHRINLFLVSRRVHNEASDYFYTTQTFRLFSLQDYSRMPTVSMIPPRYRPSIATIELILGSSWTAPPSSWKVTRRLGLEDMVRAKTFKVFIEVDPSHPVFEGFRISKNFYTEFSGGILRDVLAKMPSLEYVEFDGWPSVRKNGALMQRLLHEAKAAKKKIAWGPERGWTDCDEEDMETPMVYELKSMERGRVNDVPPQTDSLFGP, encoded by the coding sequence ATGGACTCTATATCAGAGGCCCTGCAAAAGGTACACCTCGAGAGTCCACCGCCGAAATCAGATCAGGTCGAGCTGCGAGAGGCTGAGGGCGAGGAAAATGAGGAGGATATAGAGAAAACAGCGCCGTTGGGTCCGTTTCCCTTCTTCGACCTTCCATCCGAGTTACGTTTGCGCATATatcatatccttctctttacCCCTCGCCGCAAGCGAGCGCATTTACACACCAAGGGCAGTGTGGGAGCTTCCTCGAAGAAAAATCCACCACTATCTCCGACATCCCACCGTATCAACCTCTTCCTAGTATCTCGACGTGTGCACAATGAGGCCTCCGACTACTTCTATACCACCCAGACATTCCGTCTCTTCTCTTTGCAGGATTATTCGCGAATGCCAACAGTCAGTATGATACCGCCTAGATACCGGCCCTCCATCGCTACTATCGAATTAATCCTAGGATCCAGCTGGACAGCACCTCCCAGTTCTTGGAAAGTCACCCGCCGTCTTGGTCTGGAAGACATGGTTCGTGCTAAGACATTCAAAGTGTTTATTGAGGTCGATCCTTCGCATCCAGTGTTTGAAGGCTTCCGGATTTCCAAGAACTTCTACACTGAATTTTCTGGTGGAATACTTCGCGATGTTCTCGCCAAAATGCCAAGCTTAGAATATGTGGAGTTTGACGGGTGGCCGTCTGTCCGCAAGAACGGGGCGTTGATGCAGCGTCTACTTCATGAAGCCAAagcagccaagaagaagattgcctGGGGTCCCGAACGCGGATGGACAGActgcgacgaggaagacatggaaacTCCCATGGTTTACGAACTGAAGTCGATGGAGCGTGGTAGAGTCAATGATGTTCCGCCTCAAACTGATTCATTATTCGGACCATAA